In a genomic window of Dermochelys coriacea isolate rDerCor1 chromosome 11, rDerCor1.pri.v4, whole genome shotgun sequence:
- the CDK5R2 gene encoding cyclin-dependent kinase 5 activator 2 — translation MGTVLSLSPPAAAGKGGGGGPLAPEAAPARAHGKGESRLKRPGVLISALTWKRLVAASAKKKKNAKKVTPKPGSAGAQPDPLVQQRNRENLRKSLGAPQAAGAPGPKQGPLAVPVPTVPAGPQQLPSGGGKPPPPPPPPPPPPPPGSRAPGSPRRVIVQASTGELLRCLGDFVCRRCYRLKELSPGELIAWFRSVDRALLLQGWQDQGFITPANLVFVYLLCREALRGEEIGSPGELQAAFLTCLYLAYSYMGNEISYPLKPFLVEGDKERFWERCLALIQRLSAKMLQINSDPHYFTQVFQDLKSEGETGGRRDSGPKHWTISLDR, via the coding sequence ATGGGCACGGTGCTGTCCCTCTCCCCGCCCGCCGCCGCAGGGAagggcggcggcggggggccCCTGGCGCCGGAGGCTGCCCCGGCCAGGGCGCACGGGAAAGGCGAGAGCCGGCTGAAGCGGCCCGGGGTGCTGATCTCCGCCCTCACCTGGAAGCGCCTGGTGGCCGCCTCGGCCAAGAAGAAGAAAAACGCCAAGAAGGTGACCCCCAAGCCGGGCAGCGCCGGGGCCCAGCCCGACCCGCTGGTGCAGCAGCGCAACCGCGAGAACCTGCGCAAATCCCTAGGGGCGCCGCAGGCGGCGGGCGCGCCCGGCCCCAAGCAGGGGCCCCTGGCCGTGCCGGTGCCCACGGTGCCGGCCGGCCCGCAGCAGCTGCCGTCGGGCGGGGGCAAGCCGCCTCCGCCGCCTCCTCCGCCCCCTCCGCCCCCGCCGCCCGGCAGCCGCGCCCCGGGCTCCCCGCGCCGGGTCATCGTCCAGGCCTCCACCGGGGAGCTGCTCCGCTGCCTGGGGGACTTCGTGTGCCGCCGCTGCTACCGCCTGAAGGAGCTGAGCCCCGGCGAGCTCATCGCCTGGTTCCGCAGCGTGGACCGggcgctgctgctgcagggctggcaggacCAGGGCTTCATCACCCCGGCCAACCTGGTGTTCGTCTATCTGCTGTGCCGAGAGGCGCTGCGGGGCGAGGAGATCGGCAGCCCGGGCGAGCTGCAGGCCGCCTTCCTCACCTGCCTCTACCTGGCCTACTCCTACATGGGCAACGAGATCTCCTACCCGCTCAAGCCCTTCCTGGTGGAGGGCGACAAGGAGCGGTTCTGGGAGCGCTGCCTGGCCCTCATCCAGCGCCTCAGCGCCAAGATGCTGCAGATCAACTCGGACCCGCACTACTTCACCCAGGTCTTCCAGGACCTCAAGAGCGAAGGGGAGACCGGCGGCAGGCGGGACTCCGGCCCCAAGCACTGGACTATCAGCCTGGACCGCTAG